In Odocoileus virginianus isolate 20LAN1187 ecotype Illinois chromosome 12, Ovbor_1.2, whole genome shotgun sequence, the DNA window GCCCCATCTCTTCGCTGGCCAGGGGTCCTGCAGCTCTCGGGGGCATGGGGCACCTGGCCTTCTGGTGGGGGGGCTGGtgcgggatgggggtggggggctgcatGGTGGAGGCAAGAGTCGTTCAGACGTCTGGGGAGATGGAGTGGGGTACATTCCTGACCCCGTaggcaggagggaggcagagcaTCTGGTCTGGGGGGAAGGGTGGGTGCCATGCACCCACCTCCAACCCTCTCCCGCAGCTGGCTGCTGGGAGCTGGTGAACATCTGGTGCAGCCTCGGGACCCTCACCGCCCACCTGAGGCAGAGGTGCCAGGTGCCCCCTGACGGTGAGGGGGCAGCAACGGGTGCTGGAGGGCCAGCTGAGGGCCCCCCCACCCTGGCAGGGGAAGTATcatccctgccctgcctccctctccaccctcccaGCAACCATCGCCCTGCTGGCTGAGGACGGGCACCTGGTCAACCTCGTGGAGGGGCTGGAGAAGGGGCCTTCCCCGGCGCCCTCCGTGGCCAGCCCCCCGCTGCAGGAGCGGGGAACCTATGTCCTGGTGCAGATCATCAGTAAGTGGGGTCCAAGATTCACGCCCCCCTGCAGTGACGTTGGAATATAAGAGAGACAGCATCCACGGGGCACCCATGCCCTGCAGAGTCCCCAGCCTGGCCAGGACCCAGCCCTGTCCTTCCCATCCAGTGCCCTGTCCTAAGCCCAGGCGGGGGGGTAAACATGTCCAGAGTTGGGGGGGCGCTGAGGACCACCAGCCAGCCAGTGATCAGACTCCCTCCCTCcacagagggggagggaggggaccccATGCGCTATGAGTCCCTCCTGGAGAACCTGGATGCGTGGTGTCCAGAGCTGGCTGGTGAGTGTCACAggagagcctgggggtgggggcgcctGCCCACCCGCGCACTCAGGCAGGGCATCCTGATCCTCACAGAGGAGCTGCGCTGGCGGTCGGGCCTGCCCCCCCAGGGTGACGGCCGGAGGTGGCACCTGGGCACTCAGCGTGGCCACCAGGAGCAAGGCCCTCCTTCACGGCCCCGAAGGGTGGGCTCCCTGCTGTCCTGCACCCAAGAGCCGGGGCCTGGAGCCAGGTAAGGAAGAGACATGGACCCCAGAGGGGCTGCTCACGCCCAGAAATAGGACCCCCCTCCCAGGGGACGGACGGATGTGTGTGCTGAGAGGTGGACCACAATGTCAGCCTCCCTCGGAGACACGCTGTACCCGAGGACAGGCCCCCATCAGCCCGCTGGGGGCTCGGTGACGGGGGGACGTGGGACAAGGCCTGGTACACAGTGGGTGCTCCGTGCAGAGACACTGAACGAACTCAGCGGAGGCAGCAGCTCCGAGTGTGCAATGGCATTTGAAGGGCCTGCTCCTCTGCCGGCAGGCCCCGTGAACTGGCACATCACGGCCAAGTGGCCGAGCCGGACTGAGATCCCAAGGGGCTGGCCGTGACCTCTGCTCGTGTGGTCAGGTGAAAAGGCCCGAAGCATTCCTCCTGCTGAATCTGCGATTATGGGGAAATTGCATCAGCAAGAGGGGCAAGGTCACCGACAGAGCATGAGGCCACCGTGGGGCCCCCAGAGACAAGAAGGGTGGAGGGGCGGGGGTCCCTGAGAGGAGGCAGCATGCTCCTCCGGGGTCTCCAGCCGGCCAGAGTCGGATGCCCTTGAGGCTTGAGGTCAGTAGTTAATGCCTCACCATCCGGTCAGCGCTGCCTATAGGATTACGCAGGATAACAAGGGCGCCTTCCGCACCTGGGACAGCAGCTGAAGGGTCGGCACCCCACCCCGCAGCAGGAATTCCATCTcccaccaccctgccccctgcagacAGTCCAACAAGAGGGGACACAGCAGGCTCGGCTAAAATAAAGGCTTTTAATTGCACGTTTTCATCTCAGATCATCTGTGAGGTGAGGGACCCCCTCCTCACTCCGGGTCCCAGCTCAGTGGGTACAATCTGACGTCGTGGTCTGGCTGTTGGTGGGAGGGGGGTGAAGGTGAGTGCAGGGCTGGCCACCCAATCTGCTCTGGTCTCTTAGGGCAGGGAGCTCAGACCTGTAGAGAGAGGAGGTCAGGCTGAAGGTACAGGAGCACCCGAGAGGCATAGGAGCACCTGGGAAGCATAGGAGCACACAGGATGAGTGGGAGCACCCAGGAGGAGCAAGAGCACCCGGGAGGAGCAGGAGCACCTGGGAGAAGTGGGAGCACCTGGGAAGCATAGGAGCACCCGGGAAGAGCGGGAGCACCCAGGAGGAGCAGGAGCAGTGAACCGCCCCTCCTGCCCCGGGGCCGGGCAGGCAGCGGGCACTCACCGTGATTGTACTTGCACTGCTTCAGGGCCTCGCTGAAGCCCTCGCACAG includes these proteins:
- the C12H22orf15 gene encoding uncharacterized protein C22orf15 homolog isoform X3, yielding MFIMVMFGATIALLAEDGHLVNLVEGLEKGPSPAPSVASPPLQERGTYVLVQIIKGEGGDPMRYESLLENLDAWCPELAEELRWRSGLPPQGDGRRWHLGTQRGHQEQGPPSRPRRVGSLLSCTQEPGPGASAAYRITQDNKGAFRTWDSS
- the C12H22orf15 gene encoding uncharacterized protein C22orf15 homolog isoform X1, whose translation is MFIMVMFGAGCWELVNIWCSLGTLTAHLRQRCQVPPDATIALLAEDGHLVNLVEGLEKGPSPAPSVASPPLQERGTYVLVQIIKGEGGDPMRYESLLENLDAWCPELAEELRWRSGLPPQGDGRRWHLGTQRGHQEQGPPSRPRRVGSLLSCTQEPGPGASAAYRITQDNKGAFRTWDSS
- the C12H22orf15 gene encoding uncharacterized protein C22orf15 homolog isoform X2 — its product is MFIMVMFGAGCWELVNIWCSLGTLTAHLRQRCQVPPDATIALLAEDGHLVNLVEGLEKGPSPAPSVASPPLQERGTYVLVQIIKELRWRSGLPPQGDGRRWHLGTQRGHQEQGPPSRPRRVGSLLSCTQEPGPGASAAYRITQDNKGAFRTWDSS